The genomic window ATGTTGATTACCATAGTTTAGCTTATAGCTTATTAGCACAAATAAGAATTGAATTAATCACAAGTACACAAGGGTAATATAATAAACTAAAACAATTAATCAAATGGCAAAATCAAATTTAAAAACTTACTGTTAACCTTCTTACTAAGTTGAGAACCACTGAGCTATGCATTCAAGATCAAACTAGGTTCACAAAGGTACATTAAGTGCTTTAAAAGTTGATTACAAACATCTAAAAATGGGATTATTAAAGGTGGCTTTAGCATGCaactcaagaaaaaaaaacaaagctgcctgatgGCGAGTTTATAGTCAAATTTAGCTTTAAATATCAAGTGCACTGCTGGAGGTTTACTAAGATACAAGCAGAACAAGGAACCTGCTTCGACTGGTCTTCCTACTATCATTTGGTAGTGCTTGTAAACACAACAATGTAGAAGTGTTTACAGCAGATATGGACACAATTTTGTATCTCCAGGATTGTGAATCAACAAAGCAATGgcacacagaaagcagcagttTGTAAGTATACATAACAAGAGACATGAAAATAAAGTGAGTGGTAATTGTATAGTTTGGCTTGCCTCTTACTGGAacactaacaacaacaaaaaaaaaaacaaggaccgTAGGATACATTAAACCTCATGCAGgtgcgtttttttttaaaagatgagAGGCACCTGATGATAAGAGGGGAGTACAACTGTGCACAACACAGGTCAAAGGCACAACACTGGACACggacaaaggaaaacaacacCCAAGGTGCTTTGCGAGAACCCAGAGGGCGACAAGGGAGCAAAAAAGAAGTGTTCCTCCATGAGACATTTGGACTTTTCATCCGCTCATGACTCCGATTACAACAAAACTGCACAATACACCCtcgagagggggaaaaaacccAACAAAGAAGAAGTCACATCAAAGTTAGAGCTCTAAGGTGTGACTGAACAGGGAGTAAAGGTACTATTTTTTCTCATTTAAACATACTTTTTGTTCACGCTTGACTTAACGGCATctaatatgttttttgtttgtttgtacaaaAGATGGGTTATCAAAGTGAGAAAGACTTTAGGAAGTGATTTAAATGGACATGAAGTGTTTCAAATCTCCATCTGATATGTGTGGCTCAAACGTTTACAGTAAGTTGCTGATATGGCAAAGCTGCTTTCACACCTGTAACAACATCACATAGTGTTCTTACTAAAGTGAAATGTTAAGCTGATCAAAAAGAAATGGTCACTGTTAATGAAATCATTGTTAATGTAtcaagggttagggttagggtacaAGCAGATAAGTGCATTGGTTTTCtctgatatataaataaattgttATTCTTGGGACACTTTGTTGGAGATGCATTTGAACGATGTTCCATCTCTtaaacacactgtgactgattattttttaaaacataatcaacatttataaaaatgagtaaatgtgcaaaaaaaggtGTTCACACCCTATGAATAAGCAAATATAATATGGACATGTTTTGTGAACCCACTTTCTGGACTGATCCAAGTCCAAATGTGCTAAATTAACATCACTAGAAACTGCACTAAAATTAGGCTTTTTAGATGCTTAGCATTAGAAGCCTATTTCAAATCAGAGATGCATGCAGCTAGCTATATGTTGTTAAGACGTGGCAAaaacagcagggtcacacagcAACTTAGCATGGAGTGTAAATATACTTCAGCCACATTAGTACAGAAATGAAACCTCACAATGTCTGATATAAAGGCTTTTGCTCTGAAGCTCAGGAAAGTGACGACACTACTTCCTATCTGGCAGGTATGTGTAACTGTGTCTGTGATAGTGCAGGCTCAGGTCTCTCAGGGCGTTTTAGCGTGAAGCGGTTTACAGTTCAGCTTGCGCTGCGGCTGCTACAGGTGCTGCAGAATGGAAAACAACAAAGTCATCAGAAGTTAAGGAGTGGCAACAACAGGCAGCTGCAAAGTGAGTGTTATATTGGCATGAGAGTACAGCACAAGGCCAGGGAGAGGAGGGTGCTTCGGGATTTTGAGGCAGCATACAGTCCGTCCCCACGCCACGCCCACCACGCCAGGCGATGACAGTAGTTTTCCTTATCCCTAATTACAATTGTAAGATATGCACTAGATCAAAGAAGGATATTTAAGAGATTTTTTGTTGAAGGATCACCACAGAAAACGTGCAGTTGTGATATTTCAGTTATGGACAGAAAGCAGAGGCACTGCATACACAAACCCGCACCCGTGTTAACAGGTGGGAGAACTGGGTACAAAAACTGATATTTTCTCCATCATTTAAATAGACTCACCCATCagaatatgtaaatatatgacAACTATAATACAGAAATCAATAATTACACCGTTTGCATTCAATTTTTCATATAGTTTCATCATATAGCCTATATAGATTTATATAGATTCCTCACATGCCTTGAGAAAATGGTACACAAGTCTGTTTTTTTGAATCCTTTGCGTTTGAAATTCTCGCAGATTGAATCGAGCCCAAATCAGGAAataggaggagcaggattttGTGGTTTGTCTTCACTTGTGTAATTGGTTTCTAAAGACTTAGAGTGGAGGAGATGTTGCACCAGGCTGGCTGACACAGAGGGATTGGATCCCGCACCACGCCACCTGCAACTGCTCCAGCTCGCCCTCCACCTGCTGCCTCAGTTTGCTGATGTCAACGCTCGCTCCATGAACAGATTcaggtacagagagagagagagagagagagagagagagagagagagagaggctcagTCAGTGGAGTTGTTTTCATTCCTTTGTGTCCTTTAAGTGTCCTGAGGAGATGTTTGATAAATCGACAGAGCCAAACGCGTGAGATTGAGAGGATGTATCCAGGGctgacaacagcagcaaagaTCAGGATGGATATGATGATTTACATCCATCCACTGACAATGAGAGGCTACAATCAGCACCATAGCctgcacctccaccaccaccggTGCTGACAACAAAAGCTGAAAACCACGTACTTGTCATCTCTTTTAAAGTGGCGGAGAAGAAATTAGAAGACAAGCCAGGATGGTGCTGCAGCACTGGAGGAAAGGGGGGAGGGGCACTGGGGGAGCCCCCCGCTGTGGAAAGGCACGCCAGAGAAGAAGGGAAGGGGGACTGATGACGAtgatggtggtgggggtggaggaggaggggggttgaTGAAAACTGGAGAACATGTTCATGTTGGTGTTGACAAAGTTGTTTAGCTCAGGATCTCCTCACATCCGCGAGCCTCGCTCTTGAAGGATCTGTGTGAGCATAAGAAATAAAACAAGTGAGCAGAAGGCCGATGACTGGCTGCAGGTAAAGCATAACTAAGAGATTATTCAGTTTCTTTGTTCAAAACCACCAGACTCCAAAATACAGTTGTTACTGGGGTCTATCAAGGATGAAACATTCACTCACCTTGGCCTTCTCGGTGGGCTCGATGACAATGCCGTTGGTGGAGTTGTTGAGTTCCCGGGAAACTACACAAAGAAATTCTGCCTGGTCCTCGTTGCCATAGTTATACGAGGAGCCGATACTTATAAGCTGAGGATGAAGACAGCAGTAGAAGTAACAAAAGTGACTCCAAACAACACAGTGAACATCTGCAGCCTCTTCTGTGCACTTGATCGGGAATATTATATGTATATCTATGTATCTCCACACTCGAAACAATGACtgacatacactgctgctcaaaAGTTTGTAAACGCTGTAGAATTTTCTACATGTTTGCATTAATACATGCATGTGAAGGGATAAATAAGTCCATATAAAGTGATGGTGAAAAGGGCACAACGCCACCATCTACTGGTGTAGCATGGGAATCACACAACTGCACGGTCTGGGACAATTATTGAATTTCCCGAGTGTTTCATATGGTTACATTTAATATTTCACTGTGTAAGATTTTCATTGTGTTTCATGTCAGCTGGGTTGAGCATTTGCTGTGATTTTTGCCACTATAGCATTGTGCGGAGACTGTGTTAGTGAAGCTAATCTTGCTTAAATGTTACTCACATGTTAGTGGTCTGACATGCACaccatggttgttcagtgttctcctgatggtggattcatcaacattaacattagccaatgagagagaggcctttagctgcttacAGGTTACCCTGTGTTCCTTTGTAACCTTACAGCCTGTTACATGACTGGTTTTTGGAGTGATCTTTGGTGGTAGATTGGTGGACTTGAATTTCCTCCATTtgtacactgtctgtctgtctgtctgtggatttgtggagtccaaactctttagagatgcttgtgtaaccttttccagcctgatgagcagcaacaactaTTTGTATGAGGTCCTCAGAAATGTCCTTTGATTATGTCATTATACACTTCTACAAAGACATGTTGTGAAGATCAGACTGTGATAGATCACTGTTGTTTCAGTGAAACAGGACACTCACTGACATCTTTCATTAATtgaaaacacctctgaacaGATGGATTCTAATTTAGCTTTTAAGTAAACTGACACCTTTATATTTAAACCCCCATTTTTGGTAATAAAATCTCCTGATGAACAttttagataaaataaaaagtgccTGCAGGAATAAAGAAGCATTTCTGCACCTGCTCAAACTTCCAACCGTCTGACATGGTTGAGACCATCTGTGTGAGTTCCTCCTCTTGGCACTGTAGTACTCGGTACACATGCTTCACAGGGCCCTTCCCAGggaaacagcagacacacacaagtagTTACTAAAACAACTCAAACAACATGCATATTTTGTTTTAACAATGAAAAGTTTGAAATGTTTGACTTTACGCACCTGAGAAGTCCGGTTTTCATTGTCTCGTATCCTCTCTTTCACCAGCCTCACCAAAGACGCAATATTGTAGAACTCTGCTTCTTCTAGAACACCTGAAACGCACAACGTGTACACGGTTACACGTTAATGTTTGACGATCACTGACAGACACTGCCCTGCATTGTGTTTGTTAAGTCCTTTACCTTCCTCAGCTAGATTTTTATCCATGATCAGTTTTCCATGTCGGAGGTAATTCAGGATGGGGCCGAAGTATGTGGGGTCCCTGTCGATCAGGTAGGCTCCTGTCTCATCCTGCAAGAACACGACACTTCACTGTCAAGCCAATTTGCAGAAACAGGAAAATAGTAATAATGTCAGACCAGAAATTGACAGACACACGAATGACAGCAATGCTTTATAGATGTACCGGTAAATGTGTCAATCCTGCAAGGAGGTATATTACATTTATCTTATAAATAAAGATTTTATAGTTAAAGAAAAATTGGATTTACTTCATCTGCATGCTACAGCTTATCAGGATACTGGAGTGTTACTATACTACTATTTTTTCAtagtttatgtttatttatgacACCTTTTCAGTGTGTTTAGCAGCTTATCTTCATGgtttgtgtgcttttatttggaTAGTTTAGTTGTATTTTGGATTTTTGAATGAGCCGACTCACTTTGTCCGAGTCCAGGTCCGGGTCTTCTTGACACAGTCGGAAAAGGAAAGATTTTGGGTCTCTGCATAAGGTCTGTTTGGTCGTGATGAAGTAGGTCCCACCGACATTCAACCGAACCCAACGAGAGCCAGGCTTATCCGTCGGTTCGGAGGGGGAGCTCGGATTACTCTTACCAGGAAATCCGAACACCGACCTGCCGCCGCTACCGCTCGACACCCCACCAGGACTGAGCTGGCTGCTCCGAGGCGGGACCATGAGAGTGGGCGAAGCCAGGCGCACCGAGCCACGAACATCACGGTGCTCGGGCTGTTCTATGGTGCCAGTGCCGCTCGGTTCCACAACATGCAattcagccatgttttttttcctcgtttaaaaaaacacacagctgcacaattAGCTAACGACACACTGCGGGGAGACAATTTCTCTCAGCCGACTTGTAAACAGCGAATATTTTTCTCCGACGGGTTGGCTGGCATCAGGGCGTTGCTACTCACACTCGACCGCCTCCACCTCCAGGACCAAAGATTAACACACTAATATGACTATAAGAGGCTGCACGATGTTTGCAGCATCGCGTTTAATCGTTTCTCCAGAGGATAAATTGGTCATTCTTGTCTATTCAAACGTTAATCAGTGAAGGGCAATTCTTCCGGGTTGTAACGTGATTACTGTTTACTTCCGTTATGtcattgttttcaaaataaaagcaaattaAATTAGTTTATTCCGGCCGGCCAAGTGTGCGTTTAATGAATTTGATTCCGTAATTAATTCCGTTTTACTGTATATAGTTTTGGACAGTTATAGTGCTGTAGAGT from Parambassis ranga chromosome 19, fParRan2.1, whole genome shotgun sequence includes these protein-coding regions:
- the kctd2 gene encoding BTB/POZ domain-containing protein KCTD2 is translated as MAELHVVEPSGTGTIEQPEHRDVRGSVRLASPTLMVPPRSSQLSPGGVSSGSGGRSVFGFPGKSNPSSPSEPTDKPGSRWVRLNVGGTYFITTKQTLCRDPKSFLFRLCQEDPDLDSDKDETGAYLIDRDPTYFGPILNYLRHGKLIMDKNLAEEGVLEEAEFYNIASLVRLVKERIRDNENRTSQGPVKHVYRVLQCQEEELTQMVSTMSDGWKFEQLISIGSSYNYGNEDQAEFLCVVSRELNNSTNGIVIEPTEKAKILQERGSRM